In Mucilaginibacter celer, one DNA window encodes the following:
- a CDS encoding FKBP-type peptidyl-prolyl cis-trans isomerase, with product MNRILLVLLLLSAIVYGCGKSGVDPVVQYRAQAAIDDKIVSDYIAANAGLNAKRIDTTGVYYIVKDGEQGTGNVLYTSSTQITVGYTAKILTSGTVVAQTDRFHPTYTLGGVIKGWQLGIPQIKPGGKVRLLVPSRYAYGPYAQDSIHLPANSVLDFQIQLYNVTN from the coding sequence ATGAACAGGATACTGTTAGTTTTATTGCTGTTAAGCGCCATTGTTTATGGCTGTGGAAAATCGGGTGTTGATCCTGTTGTGCAGTACCGTGCGCAGGCAGCTATCGACGATAAAATAGTTAGCGATTATATTGCAGCCAACGCCGGTTTAAATGCCAAACGGATTGATACAACCGGTGTGTATTATATTGTTAAGGATGGCGAACAAGGTACCGGAAATGTGCTGTACACCAGTTCGACACAGATAACGGTTGGGTATACGGCCAAAATTTTAACATCGGGTACGGTTGTAGCCCAAACCGACAGATTTCACCCCACATACACATTGGGTGGTGTGATAAAAGGCTGGCAACTGGGCATTCCGCAGATAAAACCGGGAGGCAAAGTGCGCTTGCTGGTACCGTCGCGATATGCTTACGGGCCGTATGCGCAGGATTCGATACATTTGCCTGCTAATTCGGTACTTGACTTTCAGATCCAGCTATATAACGTTACTAACTAA
- a CDS encoding MarR family winged helix-turn-helix transcriptional regulator produces MHNNVKHQETIDYFLKIVWQTMANRYNQLVTEFGITQSIGYLLINIDEKEGTTVSQAAALLGLKSTSLSRMLNQLETTGLIYRESNEGDKRSVKIYLTPLGKEKRHQARVIVRQFNNYLDANISEADKNHLIETLKKLNKLTVNYKP; encoded by the coding sequence ATGCATAATAATGTAAAACACCAGGAAACCATCGACTATTTTTTAAAAATAGTGTGGCAAACTATGGCTAACCGGTACAACCAACTGGTTACCGAGTTTGGCATAACCCAATCTATAGGTTACCTGCTCATTAATATCGACGAAAAAGAGGGTACCACCGTATCGCAGGCAGCTGCCTTGCTGGGGTTAAAATCAACCAGCTTATCGCGCATGCTCAACCAACTCGAAACTACCGGGCTTATTTATCGCGAAAGCAACGAGGGGGATAAGCGCTCGGTTAAAATTTATCTTACACCACTCGGCAAGGAAAAACGCCACCAGGCCCGCGTAATAGTGAGGCAGTTTAACAACTACCTGGATGCCAACATCAGCGAAGCTGATAAAAACCACCTCATCGAGACCCTCAAAAAACTGAATAAACTTACGGTTAACTATAAACCATAG